The DNA sequence GAACGAAACTTTTTTGAGATATATCCGTAAGTAAAGATAAAACTGTGACCAGTGGAGGTATTTTATGATGTGGGCGATACGCTTGCTTTTGTTTGCACTCATTTTATTTCTCATCTACACATGCGTTAAATATATAATCAATCCAAAGCGGAAGCTCGAGCTTGCCCATGAACAAAAGCGCTATTATTTCCTGGATGACCAGAATAATGTCCGCAAAAATTTCCTGATTACGTACAAGGGCGTCCTGCTTGAGGGGGAGAAATATTTAGGGACCACTGACAATGCTTTTGAGGTTGTTTCCATTTTTATTTGGCCTCATAATCCGTCCTCTCTCAAAGGGATGGTAAGGGAAGACTTTCAATTCATTGAAAGAAAAATTTCGGAGCAATATCCCAATGCAAAGCTTGACTGGAAGAGCCCCATCAAGGAATTCATGAGCAAAGGCACAGACTCTATTTAAGGGAGTTTGAAAGCTGAACTTTAGAAAAAGGAAAAGGCGCCAATCATCCGGCTGGCGCCTTTTTATCATGCAAAAAATCGACTTATACCCAGCGGCCGGAGCGATGTTCTTCTTATGCTGTTTCCTTGAAAAAATCCCGCCATTGAATAACGCTCATCTTCTCTCTTAGTATATACACTAAAACTCCAAGTACCAGCAGAATTGCCAATGCGGCCGGAAGCGAAAACCGGCTGATGAACCCGCCAAACATGGTATAGCATACCGCCATAGGCAGATTGGTCAGCCAGCTTCCCTTCACAAACTCCCCAAACCGTTTATACCGCTCAAGCAGACAAAAGGTGAGCAGATGATAATGAACGAAAGGGATCAGCCGGAGAACAGCCACCTGGCCTGCAGTAAGATTCCTGTATTCGCCGAACCAGCGTTTCTTCAAAGAAGTCAGCTTACTGCGGGCAGCGGGCATTTTTTCCAGCAGCCAATAAAAGAGCATATTGCCAAGGAGAAGCCCTGCAGCAGAATAGGCGGTGCCCGGAACCATTCCGAATGCCGCCCCTCCCGCTATGCAAACAGCAGCCGCAGGCACGAAAAGAAACAGCCTTATTGTATGAAGCAGAATGAATAAGACCGGAGACAGCCAGCCGCCCGTATGGACGGCGGCCAATACGAGAGACAGCATTTCATTCATGGTTGCCACCTTCTTTGCTGTTAAATCTTGATGTTACTTTAACATATAGCAAATGAAGGCAGCTTATGACCAAACGGCAAGCAAATATATACAGACTGCCGCTTCAATTATGCTCAGCGCCGGCAGCCCGTATTTAAAAGCATCATGCTTTGTTTTATGCCTGAATTTATTCATGCCGGCGTACATTCCCGGAGCCCCAAAAACAAAAGCTATGGTCCAAAGTGTTCTTTCGCTTATCCGATATTGATTTTTCTGTGCTTTTTGTTTATCTGCCCTCATAATAAAATAGCCTGCTGCATTGATCAGCAGCAAATACAAAGCAGCCCATTGCATTAACAGCCAGCCCCTTTATGTATAGTAATATTATTGAAAAAAGCCATCCTCATAGCGAGAATGGCTTTCTAAAGGCCTCAGCCTTATTACTTGCTCAGGTTCTGCTTTGCAACAGAAGCTAATTCTGCAAATGCTTTTTCGTCAGCAACTGCAAGTTCAGCAAGCATTTTGCGGTTCACTTCGATGCCTGCAACCTTAAGGCCATGCATCAAACGGCTGTAAGAAAGACCGTTCATGCGGGCAGCCGCATTGATACGAGTGATCCATAGTTTACGGAAGTCGCGCTTTTTCTGGCGACGGTCACGGTATGCATACATTAATGATTTCATAACCTGCTGGTTAGCAACTTTATATAATGTATGTTTTGAACCAAAATAACCTTTGGCTAATTTAAGA is a window from the Bacillus infantis NRRL B-14911 genome containing:
- a CDS encoding TVP38/TMEM64 family protein, which translates into the protein MNEMLSLVLAAVHTGGWLSPVLFILLHTIRLFLFVPAAAVCIAGGAAFGMVPGTAYSAAGLLLGNMLFYWLLEKMPAARSKLTSLKKRWFGEYRNLTAGQVAVLRLIPFVHYHLLTFCLLERYKRFGEFVKGSWLTNLPMAVCYTMFGGFISRFSLPAALAILLVLGVLVYILREKMSVIQWRDFFKETA
- a CDS encoding DUF1294 domain-containing protein codes for the protein MQWAALYLLLINAAGYFIMRADKQKAQKNQYRISERTLWTIAFVFGAPGMYAGMNKFRHKTKHDAFKYGLPALSIIEAAVCIYLLAVWS
- the rplT gene encoding 50S ribosomal protein L20, with protein sequence MPRVKGGTVTRKRRKKVLKLAKGYFGSKHTLYKVANQQVMKSLMYAYRDRRQKKRDFRKLWITRINAAARMNGLSYSRLMHGLKVAGIEVNRKMLAELAVADEKAFAELASVAKQNLSK